Proteins encoded in a region of the Ralstonia pseudosolanacearum genome:
- a CDS encoding DUF4936 family protein, translating to MADHLFVYFRIAERDAAAALPRWQHWLDTVEEATGVSGALMRRPEVRDGLATWMECYHDIPPAFAATLAGLWETGGPREFVAGERHAECFAEFDSN from the coding sequence ATGGCCGACCACCTGTTCGTCTACTTCCGTATCGCCGAGCGCGATGCCGCGGCCGCCCTGCCGCGCTGGCAGCACTGGCTCGACACGGTGGAAGAGGCCACCGGCGTGTCCGGCGCGCTGATGCGCCGGCCCGAAGTGCGCGACGGCCTGGCCACGTGGATGGAGTGCTACCACGACATCCCGCCCGCCTTCGCCGCCACGCTGGCCGGCCTGTGGGAGACCGGCGGCCCGCGCGAATTCGTCGCGGGCGAGCGGCACGCCGAGTGCTTCGCCGAGTTCGACAGCAACTGA
- a CDS encoding NRDE family protein, with amino-acid sequence MCLILTAWHAHPAYALVVAANRDEFYDRPAAPLAWWSDTPHVLAGRDLAQVVGHAGTWMGMTRDGRFAALTNYRAPSERRPDARSRGELVANFLAAEDASIPAYLDQLKARNGVYNGYNLLTATRDELWWTSNRAEAPRQLAPGVYGLSNALLDTPWFKVRHRVAAFAEALAADTGRHGNAIDVARYLDLLAETREAPLGALPATGVAPEWEKLLSAAFIRSPRYGTRASTVLRIRHDGCFDVTERRFDAQGQIGETRYLGVLDAVTQADTP; translated from the coding sequence ATGTGCCTGATTCTCACGGCCTGGCACGCGCACCCTGCCTATGCGCTGGTGGTGGCCGCCAACCGGGACGAATTCTATGACCGCCCTGCCGCGCCGCTGGCGTGGTGGAGCGATACGCCCCACGTGCTGGCCGGGCGCGACCTGGCCCAGGTGGTCGGTCACGCGGGCACGTGGATGGGCATGACGCGCGACGGACGCTTCGCCGCGCTCACCAACTACCGCGCCCCCTCCGAGCGGCGGCCCGATGCCCGCTCGCGCGGCGAACTGGTCGCCAATTTCCTGGCTGCCGAAGACGCCTCGATTCCCGCCTACCTCGACCAGCTGAAGGCCCGCAACGGCGTCTACAACGGCTACAACCTGCTGACCGCCACGCGCGACGAACTGTGGTGGACCAGCAACCGCGCCGAGGCGCCGCGCCAGCTCGCGCCCGGCGTGTACGGCCTGTCCAACGCGCTGCTCGATACGCCGTGGTTCAAGGTGCGGCACCGTGTCGCCGCCTTCGCCGAGGCGCTGGCCGCCGACACCGGCCGCCACGGCAACGCCATCGACGTGGCGCGCTATCTCGACCTGCTGGCCGAGACGCGCGAAGCCCCCCTCGGCGCCCTGCCCGCCACCGGCGTGGCGCCGGAATGGGAAAAGCTGCTGTCGGCCGCCTTCATCCGCTCCCCGCGCTACGGCACGCGCGCCAGCACCGTGCTGCGCATCCGCCACGACGGCTGCTTCGACGTGACCGAACGGCGCTTCGACGCGCAGGGTCAGATCGGCGAGACCCGTTACCTGGGCGTGCTCGACGCGGTGACCCAGGCCGATACGCCGTAA
- a CDS encoding ShlB/FhaC/HecB family hemolysin secretion/activation protein: MSYHRSRLAVLLFGAAASTALAQVAPAPVTGPGPEVQRLQEQQADQARDRANARPDVFTAPAPAQPISLSALPKETPCFPIQGIVLEDNVFNWLPYLLQPVNGQCVGKQALEAIELQANNALIEHGYVTSRVLIPQQNLAAGTLRLKVLPGRIGAVRNASDDNIGWARMALLAGPGDLLNQRDLDQALETVRRLPGQSEASFDIVPGARVGESDIVFKPGTDKRWHATLSADNTGLKNTGKYQMSGSLVIDSPLHLYDQLAISASSNTDRGAATQGTRSYSINWSVPVGYATVFVGANRSRYRQTVAGFEDPIVYSGQSSEVNLGISGVLHRDATSRTGAQFKVFRKINRNYLDDTEIEVQRRDVVGYEASMSHRHYVGPVALDGGIAWRETLPDHSNVPGVVVGDATYGGRSQIETANASLYWPFKLASQVFEFSSNWAIQHARTRVLPSDYFTIGNRYTVRGFDGQLTLSAEDGWYWRNELAWRVAGQAIYGGIDVGKVHGPSAGDLLGEQLVGAVIGVRGRVPSGRYAAVNYDLSFGWPLSKPAGFRTERPAVMAQVGVEF, encoded by the coding sequence ATGTCGTACCATCGTTCGCGCCTGGCCGTCCTTCTGTTCGGAGCGGCCGCTTCGACCGCGCTTGCCCAGGTCGCTCCGGCCCCTGTTACCGGCCCGGGGCCGGAGGTGCAGCGCCTGCAAGAGCAGCAAGCCGACCAAGCCCGCGACCGCGCCAACGCCCGCCCCGACGTCTTCACAGCGCCCGCACCCGCTCAGCCGATTTCGCTGTCCGCCCTGCCCAAGGAAACACCGTGTTTCCCCATCCAGGGCATCGTCCTCGAAGACAACGTCTTCAACTGGCTGCCTTATCTGCTCCAGCCCGTGAACGGCCAATGCGTGGGCAAGCAGGCGCTGGAGGCGATCGAGCTGCAGGCCAACAACGCGCTCATCGAGCACGGCTATGTCACCTCGCGCGTGCTGATCCCCCAGCAGAACCTGGCCGCGGGCACGCTGCGGCTCAAGGTGCTGCCGGGCCGCATCGGCGCCGTGCGCAATGCGTCGGACGACAACATCGGCTGGGCGCGCATGGCGCTGCTGGCGGGGCCGGGCGATCTGCTGAACCAGCGCGATCTGGACCAGGCGCTGGAAACCGTCCGCCGCCTGCCGGGCCAGTCGGAGGCGAGCTTCGACATCGTGCCCGGCGCGCGGGTCGGCGAGTCGGACATCGTGTTCAAGCCTGGCACCGACAAGCGCTGGCACGCCACGCTGTCGGCAGACAACACCGGCTTGAAGAACACCGGCAAGTACCAGATGAGCGGCTCGCTGGTCATCGATTCGCCGCTGCATCTGTATGACCAGCTGGCGATTTCCGCGTCGTCCAATACGGACCGGGGTGCGGCCACGCAAGGCACGCGCTCGTACAGCATCAACTGGAGCGTGCCGGTCGGCTATGCGACGGTGTTCGTGGGGGCCAACCGCTCGCGCTATCGCCAGACGGTGGCCGGGTTCGAAGACCCGATCGTCTACAGCGGCCAGAGCTCCGAGGTGAACCTGGGGATCAGCGGGGTGCTGCATCGCGATGCCACGTCCCGCACCGGCGCGCAGTTCAAGGTCTTCCGCAAGATCAACCGCAACTACTTGGACGACACGGAAATCGAGGTGCAGCGCCGCGATGTGGTGGGCTATGAGGCGTCGATGTCGCACCGGCATTATGTCGGGCCGGTGGCGCTCGATGGCGGCATCGCATGGCGCGAAACGCTGCCGGATCACTCCAACGTGCCGGGCGTGGTGGTGGGCGACGCGACCTACGGCGGCCGCTCGCAGATCGAAACCGCGAATGCGAGCCTGTACTGGCCCTTCAAGCTTGCCAGCCAGGTCTTTGAGTTCAGCAGCAACTGGGCCATCCAGCATGCCCGCACGCGCGTGCTGCCGAGCGACTACTTCACCATCGGCAACCGCTACACCGTGCGCGGCTTCGACGGCCAGTTGACGCTGTCGGCGGAGGACGGCTGGTACTGGCGCAACGAGCTGGCGTGGCGCGTGGCCGGGCAAGCCATCTACGGTGGTATCGACGTGGGCAAGGTGCACGGGCCGAGCGCGGGAGACCTGCTCGGCGAGCAGTTGGTCGGCGCCGTGATTGGGGTGCGCGGCCGGGTGCCGTCGGGGCGCTATGCAGCGGTCAACTACGATCTGTCGTTCGGCTGGCCGTTGTCGAAGCCGGCGGGCTTCCGTACGGAGCGGCCGGCGGTGATGGCGCAGGTGGGCGTCGAATTTTAG
- a CDS encoding IS256 family transposase — protein sequence MPRKKTPKPKAPKLVPDELIDQLLAQLENKDAESILGESGLAGLLKKQLAERMLAAELTHHLAAEAQQGRSGNHRNGSSPKTVLTPNGEMELDIPRDRQATFEPQLVAKYQRRLPRFDDHVISMYARGMSVREIQGHLQELYGLQVSPDLISTITDEVLAEVEQWQQRPLEAMYPIVYFDALRLKIRDEGTVKNKAVYLALGIRADGRKEVLGLWIEQTEGAKFWLKVFNELKNRGLGDILVAVVDGLRGFPEAIEAVYPDAQIQTCIVHLIRNSLNLASWKERKGLAAALKPIYQAATAEAAAGALEAFAASDWGRKFPTVADMWRRQWEQVIPFFVYPPEVRRIIYTTNAIESMHMQLRKIVKNRGHFPSDEAASKLLFLALRNIEKDWKMPPITWKQAANQFAILFGERFTNALR from the coding sequence ATGCCCCGCAAGAAGACCCCGAAGCCGAAGGCCCCCAAGCTTGTTCCCGACGAACTGATCGACCAGTTGCTGGCCCAGCTCGAGAACAAAGACGCCGAGTCGATTCTCGGCGAATCGGGCCTAGCTGGCCTGCTCAAGAAGCAGTTGGCCGAGCGTATGCTGGCCGCCGAGTTGACGCACCATCTGGCTGCTGAGGCCCAGCAAGGCAGGAGCGGCAATCACCGCAACGGCTCCAGCCCCAAGACCGTCCTCACGCCCAACGGCGAGATGGAACTGGACATTCCACGCGACCGGCAGGCCACCTTCGAGCCGCAACTGGTGGCCAAGTACCAGCGCCGGCTGCCCCGCTTCGACGACCACGTGATCAGCATGTATGCGCGCGGCATGAGTGTGCGCGAGATCCAGGGTCACCTGCAAGAGTTGTACGGCCTGCAGGTCTCGCCCGACCTGATCTCCACCATCACCGACGAGGTGCTGGCTGAGGTCGAACAATGGCAGCAACGCCCGCTGGAGGCGATGTACCCAATCGTCTACTTCGACGCACTGCGCCTGAAGATCCGCGACGAAGGCACGGTCAAGAACAAGGCGGTGTACCTCGCGCTGGGCATTCGGGCCGACGGGCGCAAGGAAGTGCTCGGACTGTGGATCGAGCAGACCGAGGGCGCCAAATTCTGGCTCAAGGTCTTCAACGAGCTGAAGAACCGCGGCCTGGGCGACATCCTGGTCGCCGTGGTTGACGGCCTGCGAGGCTTCCCCGAAGCGATCGAGGCTGTCTATCCAGACGCGCAAATCCAGACCTGTATCGTTCACCTGATCCGCAACTCGCTCAACCTGGCGAGCTGGAAGGAGCGCAAGGGCCTGGCGGCCGCGCTCAAGCCGATTTACCAGGCCGCCACGGCCGAAGCCGCCGCCGGCGCACTGGAGGCGTTCGCAGCCAGCGATTGGGGCCGGAAATTCCCGACGGTGGCCGATATGTGGCGCCGGCAATGGGAGCAGGTCATCCCATTCTTCGTCTACCCACCCGAAGTGCGCCGGATCATCTACACCACCAACGCTATCGAAAGCATGCACATGCAGTTGCGCAAGATCGTCAAAAACCGGGGTCACTTCCCCAGCGACGAAGCGGCCAGCAAGCTGCTGTTCCTGGCCTTGCGCAATATCGAGAAAGACTGGAAGATGCCGCCCATCACTTGGAAGCAGGCGGCCAACCAGTTCGCCATCCTCTTCGGCGAACGATTCACCAACGCCCTACGCTGA
- a CDS encoding immunity 42 family protein: protein MSMLFGSKERFAVEFELDDDHGGAWLFGRFCYWIGGERVGDYDAGASLRDVLFQLKYIVGDGGERFCPRLAALPAAKIFKLIFDALRETNRDIFDYASLDFMPARLDVCIPVDIFNAWNVFLIEGEEEAKLIYQAEGTQDTKLTTLPVGEFDFVIKATQSELEGLLAKEL from the coding sequence ATGAGTATGCTGTTCGGGAGTAAAGAGCGATTCGCCGTTGAGTTTGAACTCGATGATGACCATGGGGGGGCATGGTTGTTTGGCCGCTTTTGCTATTGGATAGGTGGTGAAAGAGTTGGCGACTACGATGCCGGTGCCTCGCTGCGCGACGTGCTCTTTCAGTTGAAGTACATCGTTGGTGATGGCGGGGAACGTTTTTGTCCACGGCTAGCTGCACTTCCAGCGGCCAAGATATTCAAACTTATCTTCGATGCTTTGCGAGAGACTAACCGTGACATCTTTGATTACGCCTCTCTGGATTTCATGCCGGCGCGTCTGGATGTATGCATTCCGGTGGACATATTTAATGCTTGGAATGTCTTTCTGATAGAAGGCGAAGAAGAGGCAAAGTTAATCTACCAAGCCGAAGGAACGCAAGATACAAAGCTAACAACTTTGCCAGTTGGTGAATTTGATTTCGTGATTAAGGCGACACAATCCGAGTTGGAGGGGCTTCTCGCTAAAGAGTTGTGA
- a CDS encoding IS5 family transposase (programmed frameshift): MKQADLGLNLSTKRTRKREFLEEMARVVPWADLVMLIAPYAPEGKRGRPPFAVETMLRIHFLQQWFGLSDPAMEEALHDVPLYREFAGLDNWTTRLPDESTILRFRHLLEKHKLAAEMLALVNEMLRGKGLMLKAGTVVDATLISAPSSTKNASGERDPEMHQSKKGNQWYFGMKAHIGVDAESGLVHTVRGTAGNVNDVVEANSLLHGEETDAFGDAGYQGAHKRPDARAGVRWNVAMKPGKRRALSKDRPLDGLIDQIEHAKASIRAKVEHPFRVIKRQFGYAKVRYRGLRKNTAQLMTLFALSNLWMVRGKLHGATA, encoded by the exons ATGAAACAAGCCGACCTTGGACTGAACTTGTCGACCAAACGCACGCGCAAGCGTGAGTTTCTGGAAGAGATGGCCCGTGTGGTGCCATGGGCCGATCTGGTGATGCTGATCGCGCCCTACGCGCCCGAAGGCAAGCGCGGTCGGCCGCCGTTTGCCGTGGAGACGATGCTGCGCATCCACTTTCTGCAACAGTGGTTCGGCCTGTCTGACCCGGCGATGGAAGAGGCGCTGCACGACGTGCCGCTGTACCGCGAGTTTGCGGGGCTGGACAACTGGACCACGCGGCTGCCCGACGAGAGCACGATTCTGCGCTTCCGTCATCTGCTGGAGAAGCACAAGCTGGCGGCCGAGATGCTGGCGCTGGTCAACGAGATGCTGCGCGGCAAGGGGCTGATGCTCAAGGCCGGCACGGTGGTGGATGCCACGCTGATCAGCGCACCGAGCTCGACCAAGAATGCATCGGGCGAACGCGATCCAGAGATGCATCAGAGCAAGAAAGGCAACCAGTGGTACTTCGGCATGAAGGCGCATATCGGTGTGGACGCCGAATCTGGGCTGGTGCACACAGTGCGGGGCACGGCGGGCAACGTGAACGACGTGGTCGAAGCCAACAGCCTGTTGCACGGTGAGGAAACCGATGCCTTTGGCGACGCGGGCTATCAGGGGGCACACAAGCGCCCGGATGCCAGGGCTGGCGTGAGGTGG AATGTGGCAATGAAGCCCGGCAAGCGCCGGGCGTTGAGCAAGGACCGCCCGCTGGACGGGTTGATTGACCAAATCGAGCACGCCAAGGCCAGCATCCGGGCCAAGGTCGAGCATCCGTTCCGGGTGATCAAGAGGCAGTTCGGTTACGCCAAGGTCCGCTACCGGGGGTTGAGGAAGAACACCGCGCAGCTCATGACCTTGTTCGCGCTTTCCAATCTGTGGATGGTGCGCGGCAAGTTGCATGGAGCGACCGCATGA
- a CDS encoding DUF6429 family protein, with protein MNIDTAAIDDAVLALLYLTLHDHNRAWKSFDWDTLNRLHERGLIGDPINKAKSVILTEEGLRESERLFQQRFVTTGSKNNDETNF; from the coding sequence ATGAACATCGACACTGCTGCCATCGACGATGCCGTCCTCGCGCTTCTCTACTTGACCCTGCATGATCACAACCGTGCCTGGAAAAGCTTCGATTGGGATACGCTTAACCGACTTCATGAACGTGGCCTCATCGGCGATCCCATCAATAAAGCGAAATCCGTGATCCTCACTGAAGAGGGGCTACGCGAATCCGAGCGCCTCTTCCAGCAGCGTTTCGTCACCACCGGCAGCAAAAACAATGATGAAACGAATTTCTAA
- a CDS encoding IS630 family transposase translates to MSGRPKAELVLSETEREQLTALTMRRKTAQAVALRARIVLTCADGIDNKTVAAKLRVTQQTVSKWRARYVAHRLDGLLDAPRPGAPRTIDDARVDAVIAKTLESVPAGATHWSTRTMAREMELSQTAVSRIWRAFGLQPHRQETFKLSSDPLFVDKVRDIVGLYLDPPLKAMVLCVDEKSQIQALDRTQPILPLAHGIPERRTHDYMRHGTTTLFAALDIATGEVIGELHRRHRSSEFLQFLRTIDASVPAEMDVHLVMDNYGTHKTPSIKSWFARRPRFHVHFTPTSASWLNQVERWFATLTEKYIRRGTHRSTRQLEEAIRHYLDVYNANPRPFAWSKSADDILASLERFCARVQRASE, encoded by the coding sequence ATGAGCGGAAGACCCAAGGCGGAACTTGTGTTGAGCGAAACGGAGCGCGAGCAACTCACGGCGCTGACGATGCGCCGCAAGACAGCGCAGGCGGTGGCATTGCGAGCGCGGATTGTGCTGACCTGCGCCGACGGCATCGACAACAAGACAGTCGCGGCGAAACTGCGGGTCACCCAGCAAACGGTATCGAAATGGCGTGCACGCTACGTGGCACATCGGCTCGACGGTCTGCTCGATGCGCCGCGTCCCGGTGCGCCCAGAACGATTGACGATGCGCGTGTCGATGCCGTTATTGCGAAGACGCTCGAATCGGTACCTGCGGGAGCGACGCACTGGAGTACGCGCACGATGGCCCGGGAGATGGAACTCTCGCAGACAGCCGTGTCGCGAATCTGGCGAGCCTTCGGTCTGCAGCCGCATCGGCAAGAGACCTTTAAGCTCTCGAGCGATCCGTTGTTCGTCGACAAGGTTCGCGATATCGTCGGCCTGTACCTGGATCCGCCCCTCAAGGCAATGGTGTTGTGCGTGGATGAGAAGAGCCAGATCCAAGCGTTGGACCGCACGCAGCCCATACTGCCATTGGCCCACGGCATTCCTGAGCGCCGTACTCACGACTACATGCGCCACGGCACCACCACGCTGTTCGCTGCGCTGGACATCGCCACAGGCGAAGTCATCGGTGAATTGCATCGGCGCCATCGCAGCAGCGAATTCCTGCAGTTCCTGCGCACGATTGACGCCAGCGTGCCTGCCGAAATGGATGTGCATCTGGTAATGGACAACTACGGTACGCACAAGACGCCTTCAATTAAGAGCTGGTTTGCACGTCGCCCGCGCTTCCATGTTCACTTCACGCCGACTTCTGCGTCGTGGCTCAATCAGGTCGAACGTTGGTTCGCTACGCTCACCGAGAAATACATTCGACGTGGCACGCATCGCTCGACACGGCAACTTGAAGAAGCGATCCGGCATTACCTCGATGTCTATAACGCGAATCCTCGGCCGTTCGCCTGGAGCAAATCGGCTGATGACATTCTCGCGAGCCTCGAGCGGTTTTGCGCTCGGGTCCAAAGAGCCTCGGAATGA
- a CDS encoding IS630 family transposase: MRLVERSRRRPPQVAAREHGRHGGRRCARRISDTGADRAARAGSSWATAAMSDRDTGRGAQARRLLFQAQPLLAQKKRCEEEFAVKADVLGKLQQAARDQAIRLLYLDEAGFAASPVVQRAWSPRGLPHCVEPHSHCRRSVLGAFDYGQNSLIHAAHAHSIKGPDVEQFLDALIRQDDSRPTIIVLDNAAIHHSISEETRDRWFREHKALLFFLPPYSPELNMIEIVWKHFKYHWRRFVNWTRDTIDAELVS; this comes from the coding sequence GTGCGGCTTGTTGAGCGGTCACGGCGGCGGCCGCCCCAGGTCGCTGCCCGAGAACATGGTCGCCACGGCGGTCGACGCTGCGCGCGCCGAATCTCTGACACTGGCGCAGATCGCGCAGCGCGTGCAGGAAGTTCATGGGCAACCGCTGCCATGTCAGATCGAGACACTGGGCGCGGCGCTCAAGCGCGAAGGCTTCTCTTTCAAGCGCAACCGCTACTCGCTCAAAAAAAACGGTGCGAAGAGGAGTTCGCTGTGAAAGCAGACGTGCTCGGCAAGCTCCAGCAGGCCGCGCGCGACCAGGCCATCCGGCTCCTCTATCTCGATGAGGCTGGCTTTGCAGCTTCGCCCGTTGTGCAGCGCGCATGGTCACCACGAGGGCTGCCCCATTGTGTTGAACCGCACAGCCACTGCCGACGTTCTGTGCTCGGTGCGTTCGACTACGGGCAGAACAGCCTGATTCACGCCGCGCATGCGCACAGCATCAAAGGCCCCGATGTCGAGCAGTTTCTCGATGCGCTGATTCGGCAAGACGACAGCCGACCCACCATCATCGTCCTCGACAACGCAGCCATTCATCACAGCATCAGCGAGGAAACCCGCGACCGCTGGTTCAGGGAACACAAAGCGCTCCTGTTCTTTCTGCCGCCCTACAGCCCCGAACTGAACATGATCGAGATCGTCTGGAAGCACTTCAAATATCACTGGCGTCGCTTCGTCAACTGGACACGCGACACCATCGACGCTGAACTAGTGTCATGA